A genomic window from Streptomyces broussonetiae includes:
- a CDS encoding CoA transferase has protein sequence MSADELTDRVQKAIANPIAHDDGFDIHVALREVLASAGLRPADSGGKITFIGSDPIVPSIMRLGAVPALGMTAKSVALAALWRHRGGEGQDITMDLRKAPHRLCPFYDKKWELLGGYPGGTPSDPANPLGFDFYQARDDRWVMPLNPYPKIKSNVYRLLRTWPEREAVADAIAKWNAADLEQAGEEVGVVMPMLRTTEEFLREPAYEYIAQEPLIKIEKIGDSAPEPLSSAVDQPLSGVRALGMGHIIAGAGIGRDLAQHGADVLNIWRPNELEHDSTYNTANVGVRSTTIDPYGPEGRAKIRALLRDADIFYANRRPGYLEKIGLSAEEAAAIRPGIIHVSVTLAGESGPWAHRVGFDQTAGALSGIMLMEGADGIAARPTSTPALPYISVVNDYVLSWLATTGTLAALMRRATDGGSYRVTLNLSRIATWILSLGVFDRDYAHEVALNPDPDSPHAYLDPDTFTAETPLGHYQGVTDQVIMSRTPGRFRYILLPRGSSAPVWLPRYS, from the coding sequence GCTTCGACATCCACGTGGCCCTGCGCGAAGTCCTCGCCTCGGCCGGCCTGCGCCCCGCCGACAGCGGCGGGAAGATCACCTTCATCGGCAGCGACCCGATCGTCCCGAGCATCATGCGCCTGGGCGCCGTCCCCGCCCTGGGGATGACCGCCAAGTCCGTTGCCCTGGCCGCACTCTGGCGGCACCGCGGCGGCGAGGGCCAGGACATCACCATGGATCTGCGCAAGGCCCCGCACCGGCTGTGCCCCTTCTACGACAAGAAGTGGGAACTGCTGGGCGGCTATCCAGGCGGCACGCCCTCGGACCCGGCCAACCCCCTCGGCTTCGACTTCTACCAGGCGCGCGACGACCGCTGGGTCATGCCGCTCAACCCCTACCCGAAGATCAAGAGCAACGTCTACAGGCTGCTGCGCACCTGGCCCGAGAGGGAGGCCGTCGCGGACGCCATCGCCAAATGGAACGCGGCCGATCTGGAACAGGCAGGCGAAGAGGTCGGTGTGGTCATGCCGATGCTGCGCACCACCGAGGAGTTCCTGCGGGAACCGGCGTACGAGTACATCGCCCAGGAACCGCTCATCAAGATCGAGAAGATCGGCGACAGCGCACCCGAACCCCTGTCCAGCGCCGTCGACCAGCCGCTCTCGGGTGTACGCGCGCTGGGCATGGGCCACATCATCGCGGGCGCGGGCATCGGCCGGGACCTGGCCCAGCACGGCGCCGACGTGCTGAACATCTGGCGCCCCAACGAGCTGGAGCACGACTCCACGTACAACACCGCCAACGTCGGTGTCCGCTCCACCACCATCGACCCCTACGGCCCCGAAGGCCGGGCGAAGATCCGCGCGCTGCTGCGCGACGCCGACATCTTCTACGCCAACCGCCGCCCCGGATACCTGGAGAAGATCGGGCTGAGCGCAGAGGAGGCCGCGGCCATCCGCCCCGGCATCATCCACGTCAGCGTCACACTCGCCGGCGAGAGCGGCCCGTGGGCCCACCGCGTCGGCTTCGACCAGACCGCCGGCGCGCTCAGCGGCATCATGCTGATGGAGGGCGCGGACGGTATCGCCGCCCGGCCGACCAGCACACCGGCTCTGCCGTACATCAGCGTCGTCAACGACTACGTCCTGTCCTGGCTGGCCACCACCGGCACCCTCGCCGCACTGATGCGGCGGGCCACCGACGGCGGCAGCTATCGCGTCACCCTCAACCTCAGCCGCATCGCCACCTGGATCCTCAGCCTCGGCGTCTTCGACCGCGACTACGCCCACGAGGTCGCCCTGAACCCCGACCCCGACTCCCCGCACGCCTACCTCGACCCGGACACCTTCACGGCCGAGACCCCCCTGGGCCACTACCAGGGCGTCACCGACCAGGTGATCATGTCCAGGACCCCGGGCCGCTTCCGCTACATCCTCCTCCCGCGCGGCAGCAGCGCCCCGGTCTGGCTGCCCCGCTACAGCTGA
- a CDS encoding ferredoxin translates to MSWQLHIDSDRCIGSGMCAGAAPDLFALDVAHARPVNEHIAENDDRALEAADICPMLAITVRDTDGKEIGPRE, encoded by the coding sequence ATGAGCTGGCAGTTGCACATCGACTCCGACCGCTGCATCGGCTCCGGGATGTGCGCAGGCGCCGCACCCGACCTGTTCGCACTCGACGTCGCCCACGCGCGGCCCGTGAACGAGCACATCGCGGAGAACGACGACCGCGCCCTGGAGGCCGCCGACATCTGCCCGATGCTGGCGATCACCGTCCGGGACACGGACGGAAAGGAGATCGGCCCCCGCGAATAG